In Streptomyces sp. NBC_00433, a single genomic region encodes these proteins:
- a CDS encoding alpha/beta hydrolase: protein MARIRTVAAVAAALTATALAAPPQAKSSATRTPYDQNITWAGCSGVQGPASLECGTLTVPRDYADPEKSGDLDIAVSRIPATGPGPRLGSLVVNFGGPGIPGITELAERTAAGQLAHLNSRYDLVGFDPRGTGRSSPVDCGDLSGVTATDPVAQARQVAQACRKHSGGLLPWVGTPNAARDLDVVRSALGDDRLTYLGFSYGGRLGSVYAHEFPQHTGRMVLDGVPDPTLDDTETALAQAAAFQHALGDFAADCAARGCPVPGRTGPEVVAGIAAAGRGLDAGGLATVSGRLDRAGYLQGVQNALYSKDDWPYLREALSALHGGDGEPMMQLAYPGQLGVASAATPSAWSTPDNYEMAKLAIDCRDTPERHSAAGVHALDGRFAAASPVFGSAIEATLLSCTGWAPGDPASRRVAAPTAPQALLVSTTADPATPYAGAARMAAALGNGSRVLTYRGEGHGAYFAHNRCVVSTVEAYLVEGAMPSRGAAC, encoded by the coding sequence ACGGCCACCGCCCTCGCAGCCCCGCCGCAGGCGAAGAGCTCGGCCACCCGCACCCCGTACGACCAGAACATCACCTGGGCCGGCTGCTCCGGAGTCCAGGGCCCCGCCTCCCTGGAGTGCGGCACCCTCACCGTGCCCCGCGACTACGCCGACCCGGAGAAATCCGGCGACCTGGACATCGCGGTGAGCCGCATACCGGCGACGGGCCCAGGCCCGCGCCTCGGCTCGCTCGTGGTGAACTTCGGCGGCCCCGGCATCCCCGGCATCACGGAACTGGCCGAACGCACCGCGGCCGGCCAGCTGGCCCACCTCAACAGCCGCTACGACCTCGTCGGCTTCGACCCCCGCGGCACCGGCCGCAGCTCCCCGGTGGACTGCGGTGACCTCTCGGGTGTGACCGCCACCGACCCGGTGGCCCAGGCCCGCCAGGTGGCGCAAGCCTGCCGCAAGCACTCCGGCGGACTGCTGCCCTGGGTGGGCACCCCGAATGCCGCAAGGGACCTCGACGTCGTACGGTCCGCCCTCGGTGACGACCGCCTGACCTACCTCGGCTTCTCCTACGGCGGCCGCCTCGGCTCCGTCTACGCGCACGAATTCCCGCAGCACACCGGCCGGATGGTGCTGGACGGGGTGCCGGACCCGACGCTGGACGACACGGAGACGGCGCTGGCCCAGGCCGCGGCCTTCCAGCACGCCCTGGGCGACTTCGCGGCGGACTGCGCGGCGCGCGGCTGCCCGGTGCCGGGCCGCACCGGCCCCGAAGTGGTCGCCGGCATCGCGGCGGCCGGCCGCGGCCTCGACGCGGGCGGTCTCGCGACCGTGTCCGGCCGGCTGGACCGGGCGGGCTATCTGCAGGGCGTGCAGAACGCGCTGTACTCCAAGGACGACTGGCCCTACCTGCGCGAAGCGCTCAGCGCGCTGCACGGCGGTGACGGCGAGCCGATGATGCAGCTCGCCTACCCCGGCCAGCTCGGCGTGGCCTCCGCCGCGACGCCGTCGGCCTGGTCGACACCGGACAACTACGAGATGGCCAAGCTCGCGATCGACTGCCGCGATACGCCGGAGCGGCACAGTGCCGCCGGCGTGCACGCCCTCGACGGCCGCTTCGCGGCCGCCTCCCCGGTGTTCGGCTCGGCCATCGAGGCGACCCTGCTCTCCTGCACGGGCTGGGCGCCCGGCGACCCCGCGTCCCGCCGGGTGGCGGCCCCCACGGCGCCGCAGGCGCTGCTCGTCAGCACGACGGCGGATCCGGCGACGCCGTATGCCGGGGCGGCGCGGATGGCGGCGGCGCTCGGGAACGGCAGCCGGGTGCTCACGTACCGGGGTGAGGGGCACGGTGCGTACTTCGCGCACAACCGGTGCGTGGTCTCGACGGTTGAGGCGTATCTGGTCGAAGGGGCGATGCCAAGCCGCGGCGCGGCGTGCTGA
- a CDS encoding tetratricopeptide repeat protein, with protein sequence MNTAIRRLRGDRSPAEFAAAVRRAAREIGEQVSCDARYIGRLESGEIRCPNYAYERVFRHMFPGLTPADLGFAPREAVRGRRTAAPPDPPHEESDVQRRAFMTGGPAAFAAALLPRADPPTRAGAAEVAAVHEAVRQIRLHDDRHGGDGLYTAAAGALRGAYHLLDETTHSPATATKLASGAGELAISVGWLAHDSGQLPEARSHYAEALATARMAADPALEVHAFCNTSFLARDAGRHREAVRAAQAAQLLARDLGSPRLLSLLALREAGGLGGLGELRRCELALARAHSLYDRGPRDGDPAWMSFFGEAELASLEAQAWAALGRPARAAGAARRAVRLQDPHFVRNLALYQAELALSLRRAGSPAEASSVASAARRLLPSVRSTRVRTMLTTT encoded by the coding sequence GTGAACACCGCGATCCGGCGGCTCCGCGGCGACCGGTCCCCCGCCGAATTCGCCGCGGCCGTCCGGCGGGCCGCCCGCGAGATCGGCGAGCAGGTCAGCTGCGACGCCCGCTACATCGGACGGCTCGAAAGCGGCGAGATCCGCTGCCCCAACTACGCCTACGAGCGGGTCTTCCGCCACATGTTCCCCGGGCTCACCCCCGCGGACCTCGGCTTCGCACCCCGGGAGGCGGTACGCGGCCGCCGCACCGCCGCACCGCCCGATCCCCCGCACGAGGAGAGCGACGTGCAGCGCCGCGCCTTCATGACCGGCGGCCCGGCCGCCTTCGCCGCCGCGCTCCTGCCCCGCGCCGACCCGCCCACCCGCGCCGGCGCGGCCGAGGTGGCCGCCGTCCACGAAGCCGTACGGCAGATCAGGCTGCACGACGACCGCCACGGCGGCGACGGGCTCTACACCGCCGCCGCCGGCGCCCTGCGCGGCGCCTACCACCTCCTCGACGAAACCACCCACAGCCCCGCCACCGCCACGAAGCTCGCCTCCGGGGCCGGAGAGCTCGCCATCTCCGTGGGATGGCTCGCCCACGACTCCGGGCAGCTGCCCGAAGCCCGCTCCCACTACGCCGAGGCCCTCGCCACCGCCCGGATGGCCGCCGATCCCGCACTCGAAGTGCACGCCTTCTGCAACACGTCCTTCCTCGCCCGGGACGCCGGGCGCCACCGGGAGGCCGTACGCGCCGCCCAGGCCGCGCAACTCCTCGCCCGCGACCTCGGCTCGCCCCGGCTCCTCTCCCTCCTCGCCCTCCGCGAAGCCGGCGGGCTCGGCGGACTCGGCGAACTCCGCCGCTGCGAGCTGGCGCTCGCCCGAGCCCATTCGCTCTACGACCGCGGGCCGCGCGACGGCGACCCCGCGTGGATGAGCTTCTTCGGCGAGGCCGAGCTGGCTTCGCTCGAAGCGCAGGCCTGGGCGGCGCTGGGGCGGCCTGCGCGGGCCGCCGGGGCCGCCAGGCGCGCGGTGCGCCTCCAGGACCCGCACTTCGTCCGCAACCTCGCCCTCTACCAAGCCGAGCTGGCCCTCAGCCTCCGCCGCGCCGGATCCCCCGCGGAAGCCTCTTCCGTCGCCTCCGCCGCCCGCCGCCTCCTCCCGAGCGTCCGCTCGACCCGGGTCCGCACGATGCTCACCACCACCTGA
- a CDS encoding fused MFS/spermidine synthase, translating to MAGKRERGGRARTPGAVTAQVGGGSAALVPDRERPQAWALVVEGAPQSHVDLAVPDHLGFSYQRRLGHVIDLVAPPGMPLRVLHLGGGALTLARYTAHTRPRSTQQVIELDSALVDLVRTHLPWDRGWRIKVRGGDARAGLAKLPDSWADLVIADVFTGARTPAHLTSAEFLSDVRRVLRPGGDYAANLTDGGALAFLRGQVATVRAAFTEVCLAADPAVLRGRRFGNAVLWAADHDLPVADLTRRVATDPHPGRVEHGAALTDFTAGAAVVTDATALPSPPPPPGAFG from the coding sequence ATGGCAGGCAAGAGAGAGCGCGGCGGCCGGGCCCGCACACCCGGCGCGGTCACCGCGCAGGTCGGGGGCGGCTCGGCGGCCCTCGTACCGGACCGGGAACGCCCGCAGGCCTGGGCGCTGGTCGTCGAGGGCGCCCCGCAGTCCCATGTCGACCTGGCGGTGCCCGACCACCTCGGCTTCTCCTACCAGCGCAGGCTGGGCCATGTCATCGACCTGGTCGCGCCCCCCGGAATGCCGCTGCGGGTGCTCCACCTCGGCGGCGGCGCGCTGACCCTGGCGCGCTACACCGCCCATACGCGGCCGCGCTCCACCCAGCAGGTCATCGAGCTGGACTCGGCGCTGGTGGACCTGGTCAGGACGCATCTGCCGTGGGACCGCGGGTGGCGGATCAAGGTACGCGGCGGTGACGCGCGGGCCGGCCTGGCGAAGCTGCCGGACAGCTGGGCCGACCTGGTGATCGCCGACGTCTTCACGGGCGCCCGCACCCCCGCCCATCTGACGAGCGCGGAATTCCTCTCGGACGTCCGCAGGGTCCTGCGGCCCGGCGGGGACTACGCCGCCAACCTCACGGACGGCGGCGCCCTCGCCTTCCTGCGCGGCCAGGTCGCCACGGTCCGCGCCGCCTTCACCGAGGTCTGCCTCGCCGCCGACCCCGCCGTCCTGCGCGGCAGGCGCTTCGGCAACGCCGTCCTGTGGGCCGCCGACCACGACCTCCCCGTCGCCGACCTCACCCGCCGTGTCGCGACCGACCCCCACCCCGGCCGCGTCGAGCACGGCGCCGCGCTGACCGATTTCACCGCCGGAGCGGCAGTGGTGACCGACGCCACCGCCCTCCCCTCGCCTCCGCCGCCCCCCGGCGCCTTCGGCTGA
- a CDS encoding response regulator transcription factor: MASVLVVEDDQFVRSALIRHLTDASHTVRSAGTALEALREVAQVGFDVVILDLGLPDLDGSEALKMLRGLSDVPVIVATARDDEAEIVRLLNAGADDYLVKPFSVEHLSARLAAVLRRARSRSAAPAADPVIMVGGLTVDVRRRLAVLDGVTLDLTRREFDLLSFLAARPGVVVARRELLAEVWQQSYGDDQTIDVHLSWLRRKLGETAARPRYLHTLRGVGVKLEPPL, encoded by the coding sequence ATGGCAAGTGTGCTCGTGGTCGAGGACGACCAGTTCGTGCGCTCGGCCCTGATCCGGCACCTGACGGACGCGTCCCACACCGTACGGAGCGCGGGTACGGCGCTGGAGGCGCTGCGGGAGGTCGCGCAGGTCGGGTTCGACGTGGTGATACTGGACCTCGGGCTGCCCGACCTGGACGGGTCGGAGGCGTTGAAGATGCTGCGCGGGCTCAGCGACGTGCCGGTGATCGTGGCGACCGCGCGGGACGACGAGGCGGAGATCGTCCGGCTGCTCAATGCGGGCGCCGACGACTACCTGGTGAAACCATTTTCCGTGGAGCACCTGTCGGCCCGGCTGGCGGCCGTGCTGCGGCGGGCGCGCAGCCGGTCGGCGGCGCCCGCGGCCGACCCGGTGATCATGGTCGGCGGACTGACCGTCGACGTGCGGCGCAGGCTGGCCGTACTGGACGGGGTGACGCTGGACCTGACGCGGCGGGAGTTCGACCTGCTGAGCTTCCTGGCCGCCAGACCGGGTGTGGTCGTGGCCCGGCGGGAGCTGCTCGCCGAGGTGTGGCAGCAGTCGTACGGCGACGACCAGACGATCGACGTGCATCTGTCGTGGCTGCGGCGGAAGTTGGGGGAGACCGCCGCGCGGCCGCGGTATCTGCACACGCTGCGCGGGGTGGGGGTCAAGCTGGAACCCCCGCTATGA
- a CDS encoding HAMP domain-containing histidine kinase: MRWSLVRVSLAVTAMVVIAFAVPLGLVVRELARDRALTNAERQAAAIAPALAITTDRGQLERAVATTQAGALQRIALRIPPTRDTAEVRIGRPHASLAALDDASAHGEAATLRVAGGYALLRPTAVGSGTIAVVEVFVPDGDVTRGVATAWLVLAGVGLALIVGSVAVADRLGSRMVRPAVRLAGAAQRLGEGDLAVRVPEAGPDELRSAAAAFNAMADQVVHLLAAERELAADLSHRLRTPLTVLRLNTASLGEGPAADQTRAAVTQLEREVDQIITAAREQRVPASTAGCDAAEVITERMAFWSALAEDEAREVRTAGADRPVRVPVARGELAAALDAMLGNVFRHTPEGTAFAVDVHRADDAVIVLVSDAGPGVADPAAAVRRGHGDGGQGSTGLGLDIVRRVAESTGGDMRIGRSVLGGAEIRVRLALGGTPAAAAPGHRRRGGAAARGHL; the protein is encoded by the coding sequence ATGAGGTGGTCCCTGGTCCGGGTCTCGCTGGCGGTCACGGCCATGGTGGTGATCGCCTTCGCGGTGCCGCTGGGCCTGGTGGTCAGGGAGCTGGCCAGGGACCGGGCGCTGACGAATGCCGAGCGGCAGGCCGCGGCGATAGCCCCCGCGCTGGCGATCACCACCGACCGGGGGCAGTTGGAGCGGGCGGTGGCGACGACGCAGGCGGGCGCGCTGCAGCGGATCGCGCTGCGCATCCCTCCGACGCGGGACACCGCGGAGGTGCGGATCGGGCGGCCGCACGCGTCCCTGGCCGCGCTGGACGACGCGTCGGCGCACGGCGAGGCGGCGACCCTGCGGGTCGCGGGCGGCTACGCGCTGCTGCGGCCGACCGCGGTGGGGTCGGGGACGATCGCGGTCGTCGAGGTCTTCGTGCCCGACGGCGATGTCACCCGGGGGGTGGCCACCGCGTGGCTGGTGCTCGCCGGGGTGGGCCTCGCGTTGATCGTCGGCTCGGTCGCGGTCGCCGACCGGCTGGGCAGCCGGATGGTGCGGCCCGCGGTGCGACTGGCGGGGGCCGCACAGCGGTTGGGGGAGGGGGACCTGGCGGTGCGGGTGCCCGAGGCCGGTCCCGACGAACTGCGGTCGGCCGCGGCCGCCTTCAACGCGATGGCCGACCAGGTGGTGCATCTGCTGGCCGCGGAGCGGGAGTTGGCCGCCGACCTGTCGCACCGGCTGCGTACGCCGCTGACCGTGCTGCGGCTCAACACCGCCTCGCTGGGCGAGGGTCCGGCCGCCGACCAGACCAGGGCCGCGGTCACCCAGCTGGAGCGGGAGGTCGACCAGATCATCACGGCCGCGCGGGAGCAGCGCGTCCCCGCGTCGACGGCCGGGTGCGACGCGGCCGAGGTGATCACGGAGCGGATGGCCTTCTGGTCGGCGCTGGCGGAGGACGAGGCCCGCGAGGTGCGCACCGCGGGCGCCGACCGGCCGGTGCGGGTCCCGGTGGCGCGGGGCGAACTGGCCGCCGCGCTCGACGCGATGCTCGGCAATGTCTTCCGGCACACCCCCGAGGGCACCGCCTTCGCCGTGGACGTGCACCGCGCGGACGACGCGGTGATCGTGCTGGTCTCGGACGCCGGGCCGGGGGTCGCGGACCCGGCGGCCGCGGTGCGGCGCGGGCACGGTGACGGCGGGCAGGGGTCGACGGGGCTGGGCCTGGACATCGTGCGCAGGGTCGCCGAGTCCACCGGCGGAGACATGCGGATCGGCCGCAGCGTGCTGGGCGGCGCGGAGATACGGGTCCGGCTCGCGCTCGGCGGCACACCCGCCGCTGCCGCGCCCGGCCACAGGCGGCGCGGCGGGGCCGCCGCGCGCGGCCACCTTTAA
- a CDS encoding GH1 family beta-glucosidase encodes MTAVRSESPELSASSAALRFPPGFVWGAATAAYQIEGAAAEDGRTPSIWDTFSHTPGRVRNGDTGDIAADHYHRFRDDVALMADLGLGAYRFSVSWSRVQPTGRGPAVQRGLDFYRQLTDELLDKGITPVVTLYHWDLPQDLEDVGGWTVRDTTERFADYAEIMANALGDRVPFWTTLNEPWCSAYLGYGSGVHAPGRTEPEAALKAVHHLNLAHGRAIGALRSVLPATAQTSITLNLHQIRPLTDSAADLDAARRIDAVGNRVFLGPILGNGYPADLLDDTAHLVDWESLVKDGDVAEIGRPIDLLGLNYYTPTLVSDGRVHTDGAAGQRNDGHGASDYSPWPGSEHVTFHLPPGETTAMRWAVDATGLRDLIQRISREHPALPMMVTENGAAYDDYISPEGQVNDPERIAYLHGHLAAVHEAMSAGADVRGYFLWSLMDNFEWSYGYSKRFGAVYVDFGTQRRIPKRSAHWYASVARENVLQDLPEEDGKS; translated from the coding sequence ATGACAGCTGTCCGATCAGAGAGCCCGGAGCTTTCTGCCAGCTCGGCCGCGCTCCGCTTTCCCCCCGGCTTCGTCTGGGGGGCGGCCACCGCCGCCTATCAGATCGAGGGCGCCGCAGCCGAGGACGGCCGTACGCCCTCGATCTGGGACACCTTCAGCCACACCCCGGGCCGAGTCCGCAACGGGGACACCGGCGACATCGCCGCCGACCATTACCACCGGTTCCGCGACGACGTCGCGCTGATGGCGGACCTGGGCCTTGGCGCGTACCGCTTCTCGGTGTCCTGGTCCCGGGTCCAGCCGACCGGCCGGGGCCCCGCGGTGCAGCGCGGCCTCGACTTCTACCGGCAGCTCACCGACGAGCTGCTCGACAAGGGCATCACCCCGGTCGTCACGCTCTACCACTGGGACCTCCCGCAGGACCTGGAGGACGTCGGCGGCTGGACCGTACGCGACACCACCGAGCGGTTCGCCGACTACGCCGAGATCATGGCGAACGCGCTCGGCGACCGGGTGCCCTTCTGGACCACGCTGAACGAGCCGTGGTGCTCGGCCTACCTCGGCTACGGCTCGGGCGTGCACGCCCCCGGGCGCACCGAGCCCGAGGCGGCGCTCAAGGCCGTGCACCACCTCAACCTCGCCCATGGCCGGGCGATCGGGGCTCTGCGTTCCGTTCTCCCCGCTACAGCGCAGACCTCGATCACCCTCAATCTGCACCAGATCCGCCCGCTCACCGACTCCGCCGCCGACCTCGACGCGGCCCGCCGCATCGACGCGGTCGGCAACCGGGTCTTCCTCGGCCCGATCCTCGGCAACGGCTACCCCGCCGACCTGCTGGACGACACCGCCCACCTGGTCGACTGGGAGTCGCTGGTCAAGGACGGCGACGTCGCCGAGATCGGCCGCCCCATCGACCTGCTGGGCCTGAACTACTACACCCCGACGCTGGTCTCCGACGGCCGGGTGCACACCGACGGCGCCGCGGGGCAGCGCAACGACGGGCACGGCGCGAGCGACTACTCGCCGTGGCCCGGCTCCGAGCACGTCACCTTCCACCTGCCCCCGGGCGAGACCACGGCGATGCGCTGGGCGGTCGACGCGACCGGCCTGCGCGACCTGATCCAGCGGATCAGCCGCGAGCACCCGGCCCTGCCGATGATGGTGACCGAGAACGGCGCCGCCTACGACGACTACATCTCGCCCGAGGGCCAGGTCAACGACCCCGAGCGGATCGCCTACCTGCACGGCCACCTGGCCGCGGTGCACGAGGCGATGAGCGCGGGCGCCGACGTCCGCGGCTACTTCCTGTGGTCGCTGATGGACAACTTCGAGTGGTCCTACGGCTACAGCAAGCGCTTCGGCGCGGTCTACGTGGACTTCGGCACGCAGCGCCGGATCCCCAAGCGGAGCGCCCACTGGTACGCCTCGGTGGCGCGCGAGAACGTCCTTCAGGACCTGCCGGAGGAGGACGGGAAGTCCTGA
- a CDS encoding carbohydrate ABC transporter permease has product MAQLTEAARTAGPRHSTAAPARRRRLKAGGAGKQQHAGPVAYVLLIIAAAISLFPLYWTVVAASHTDTDITQPPTPLLPGSHLVENIKVVWDEVDMTTALINSTVVAGCVALSTVLFATLAGFAFAKLQFRGRNILLMIVVATMTIPPQLSVIPLYQIITNVGWVGHLQSVILPSLVAAFGVFFMRQFLSEALPIELIEAARVDGAHSLRILWHVVFPIARPAMAVLGMLVFVQAWNDFFWPLIALNQQNPTVQVALAGVGSGNHTIDHAAVVTAALVATLPLLLVFAFLGKHIVGGITAGAVKS; this is encoded by the coding sequence ATGGCTCAACTGACCGAGGCCGCACGGACCGCCGGACCGCGCCACTCCACCGCCGCCCCGGCCCGCCGCCGGCGCCTGAAGGCCGGCGGGGCGGGCAAGCAGCAGCACGCCGGACCTGTCGCGTACGTCCTGCTGATCATCGCCGCGGCGATCTCGCTCTTCCCGCTCTACTGGACGGTCGTCGCCGCGTCGCACACCGACACCGACATCACCCAGCCGCCGACCCCGCTGCTGCCCGGCAGCCACCTGGTGGAGAACATCAAGGTGGTGTGGGACGAGGTCGACATGACCACGGCCCTGATCAACTCCACGGTCGTGGCGGGCTGTGTCGCGCTGAGCACGGTGCTGTTCGCGACGCTGGCCGGCTTCGCCTTCGCCAAGCTGCAGTTCCGCGGGCGCAACATCCTGCTGATGATCGTGGTCGCCACCATGACGATCCCGCCGCAGCTCAGCGTGATCCCGCTTTACCAGATCATCACCAACGTGGGCTGGGTCGGCCATCTGCAGTCGGTCATCCTGCCGTCGCTGGTCGCCGCCTTCGGCGTGTTCTTCATGCGGCAGTTCCTCTCCGAGGCGCTGCCCATCGAACTGATCGAGGCCGCCCGGGTGGACGGCGCGCACAGCCTGCGCATCCTGTGGCACGTGGTCTTCCCGATCGCCCGGCCCGCGATGGCCGTGCTGGGAATGCTGGTGTTCGTGCAGGCCTGGAACGACTTCTTCTGGCCGCTGATCGCGCTGAACCAGCAGAACCCGACGGTGCAGGTCGCACTGGCGGGCGTCGGTTCCGGCAACCACACGATCGACCACGCCGCGGTCGTCACGGCCGCGCTGGTCGCGACCCTGCCGCTGCTCCTGGTCTTCGCCTTCCTCGGCAAGCACATCGTCGGCGGTATCACCGCGGGTGCCGTCAAGAGCTGA
- a CDS encoding sugar ABC transporter permease — translation MATSVRATSDGSPPSSRPAPSTSDKSGSRPPGWRAKLFQFDTKAAPYAYVAPFFILFAAFGLFPLIYTGWLSLHQVELGTHAKWVGFDNYTGLWDNEFFWKALRNTFTLGVLSTVPQLLIALGLAHLLNYKLRGRGFFRVAVLAPYATSVAAATLVFIQMFNPDYGMINQLFGHIGLGHVDWESSKWPAQIAISTIVTWRWTGYNALIYLAAMQAVSADLYEAAALDGASRWRQFLNITIPSIRPTILFTIIVSTIGATQLFGEPLMFGGGVGITGGTDHQYQTLSLYMYDKGWNTGELGQASAVAWVMLLILLLIGAVNLLIARSNRRKLGA, via the coding sequence GTGGCCACCTCCGTCAGGGCGACGTCCGACGGCAGCCCGCCGTCGTCCCGGCCCGCCCCGAGCACGTCAGACAAGAGCGGCAGCCGTCCTCCCGGCTGGCGCGCCAAGCTCTTCCAGTTCGACACCAAGGCAGCCCCGTACGCCTATGTCGCACCCTTCTTCATCCTCTTCGCCGCCTTCGGCCTCTTCCCGCTGATCTACACCGGCTGGCTCTCGCTGCACCAGGTGGAGCTGGGGACCCACGCGAAGTGGGTCGGCTTCGACAACTACACCGGCCTGTGGGACAACGAGTTCTTCTGGAAGGCGCTGCGCAACACCTTCACGCTCGGCGTGCTCTCCACCGTGCCGCAGCTGCTCATCGCGCTCGGCCTCGCGCACCTGCTCAACTACAAGCTGCGCGGCCGGGGCTTCTTCCGGGTCGCGGTGCTGGCGCCCTACGCCACCTCGGTCGCCGCCGCCACGCTGGTCTTCATCCAGATGTTCAACCCCGACTACGGGATGATCAACCAGCTGTTCGGCCACATCGGACTCGGCCACGTCGACTGGGAATCGTCCAAGTGGCCCGCCCAGATAGCCATCTCGACCATCGTGACCTGGCGCTGGACCGGCTACAACGCGCTGATCTACCTGGCCGCGATGCAGGCCGTGTCCGCCGACCTCTACGAGGCGGCCGCGCTGGACGGCGCCTCCCGCTGGCGCCAGTTCCTCAACATCACCATCCCGTCGATCCGGCCGACGATCCTCTTCACCATCATCGTCTCGACGATCGGCGCGACCCAGCTGTTCGGCGAGCCGCTGATGTTCGGCGGCGGCGTCGGGATCACCGGCGGCACCGACCACCAGTACCAGACGCTCAGCCTCTACATGTACGACAAGGGCTGGAACACCGGCGAACTCGGCCAGGCGTCCGCCGTGGCCTGGGTGATGCTGCTGATCCTGCTGCTCATCGGCGCCGTCAACCTGCTGATCGCGCGCTCCAACCGCCGGAAGCTGGGGGCCTGA
- a CDS encoding ABC transporter substrate-binding protein: MRTSGRTRKAAVIAVAGLAACATLITGCSSDSDKKDDKGSSDSSSSSSSAENITLHVGDFGSFGYDDKTGAALYAEYHKLHPNITIVEDAVADGQQYWNSLKLHLTQNSGLDDIQAIEVGYIGLAIQPNLASKFVDFKTVDGFNAGDWLPYKEKQATTSDGKVIGVGTDAGPTAICYNKDAFQKAGLPTDRDTLATNWNGDWQKFIDLGKQFAASKTAPKGMKFSDSGSGLFNAVLASQPTQYSDASGKLIYDTSAGVQTAWNIATEAVQDGLTAGYQQLDPANAWAAAFKTGKFATVTCPSWMVGLVATNSGDAGKGKWDVAAPPQVGNWGGSFLAVPKSGKHVKEATALAQWLTASAQEIKVFQKFGNIPSSTKALDDPAVQNLVNPYFPDTPMGKIFASAAKNITPAPIGPWDGNVKDIITKNGILDMEKRGTAKDKAWSNAVKQIKDTVVE; encoded by the coding sequence ATGCGCACTTCCGGCAGAACCCGCAAGGCCGCAGTCATCGCGGTCGCGGGTCTCGCAGCCTGCGCGACCCTGATCACCGGCTGCAGCAGCGACAGTGACAAGAAGGACGACAAGGGCAGCTCCGACAGCTCTTCCTCCTCGTCGTCCGCCGAGAACATCACCCTGCACGTCGGCGACTTCGGCTCGTTCGGCTACGACGACAAGACGGGCGCGGCGCTCTACGCCGAGTACCACAAGCTGCACCCCAACATCACGATCGTTGAGGACGCCGTCGCCGACGGCCAGCAGTACTGGAACTCGCTGAAGCTCCACCTGACGCAGAACAGTGGCCTGGACGACATCCAGGCCATCGAGGTGGGTTACATCGGCCTGGCCATCCAGCCGAACCTCGCGTCGAAGTTCGTGGACTTCAAGACGGTCGACGGCTTCAACGCCGGCGACTGGCTGCCGTACAAGGAGAAGCAGGCCACCACCTCCGACGGCAAGGTCATCGGTGTGGGTACGGACGCGGGCCCGACCGCGATCTGCTACAACAAGGACGCCTTCCAGAAGGCCGGCCTGCCGACCGACCGCGACACCCTCGCGACCAACTGGAACGGCGACTGGCAGAAGTTCATCGACCTGGGCAAGCAGTTCGCGGCCAGCAAGACCGCGCCCAAGGGCATGAAGTTCTCCGACTCCGGCAGCGGCCTGTTCAACGCGGTGCTCGCCAGCCAGCCGACGCAGTACTCGGACGCGAGCGGCAAGCTGATCTACGACACCAGCGCGGGCGTCCAGACGGCGTGGAACATCGCCACCGAAGCCGTGCAGGACGGCCTGACGGCCGGCTACCAGCAGCTGGACCCGGCCAACGCGTGGGCGGCGGCCTTCAAGACCGGCAAGTTCGCCACCGTCACCTGCCCGAGCTGGATGGTCGGCCTGGTGGCGACCAACTCCGGTGACGCCGGCAAGGGCAAGTGGGACGTCGCGGCTCCGCCGCAGGTCGGCAACTGGGGCGGCTCGTTCCTGGCCGTGCCGAAGTCCGGCAAGCACGTCAAGGAGGCGACCGCGCTCGCGCAGTGGCTGACCGCCTCGGCGCAGGAGATCAAGGTCTTCCAGAAGTTCGGGAACATCCCGTCCTCGACCAAGGCCCTTGACGACCCGGCCGTGCAGAACCTGGTCAACCCGTACTTCCCCGACACCCCGATGGGCAAGATCTTCGCGAGTGCCGCCAAGAACATCACCCCGGCCCCGATCGGTCCGTGGGACGGCAACGTCAAGGACATCATCACCAAGAACGGCATCCTCGACATGGAGAAGCGCGGTACGGCCAAGGACAAGGCGTGGTCGAACGCGGTGAAGCAGATCAAGGACACCGTCGTCGAGTAA